The following is a genomic window from uncultured Draconibacterium sp..
TTAAATGCAGAAATGAGCAAATAAGCTCCTACTCTACCAAATACTAACGGAATAATTTCGCGTCTGCGCTTGTTTTCCGGTAATTTGAACGGAGAAGCTTTTGATTCGGAAAAGGTCCCACCCATAATTCCAATACCAATCAAAAGCGTTTGCTGAATAATAATTAATATTAACCCAGGCATAATAAAACTGCCATACGAACCTGCAGGGATGTAGAGCATATGCGTTTGTATACTCAAAGGACTGGCAGAAACTTTTGCCTGTCGTAACGATTTTCCTTCAACCAGGTAATGTTTTACTCCTACCCCTGCCCCAAAATAAGCATTAACGGTTTGTGCCGCCGTATAAAATGTTTTGTATTTTAACAGATAACTGCCATCGGCATAAACCGCAACATTGGCTTGCTTTGTGGACAATACGTTTTTCTGAAATCCTTCTGGAATAAGTAAAACGCCGTCAATTTTATTTTCCAGAAAAAGCTGTTCAGCCTCCTCCAAACTCTGTGGGTTATATGTAACCTGTGCTTCACGCGAGGCATCAAGCATATTGGTGTATTTTCTACTGGTAGCTGTTTGATCTAAATCAACAACACCAACCGGCAAGTTGGTAAGCACCTCGTTAAAATATCCAAACGAGTATAACAGCGGATATATCAATAGCGCTCCCACCAGAATCAATACAGCTCCACTATCTGTAAAAATAGCTTTCAATTCATTTTTAAAATGAATGGCCATTAACTCGAAGCTGTTTATTTTATTTTTGTCTTTTGTCATAGTTCCTATTGTTTTCCCCAGTGTTTAGGATCGCTCAAACTTTTCTTATACAGATTAAATGCAGCCATACCCGACAGCATAAAAATGATAATGTAGCACAAATACGGCAATACTTCTTTTATTGGAGCTCCACGTAACGATTGCGAAATAAAAAGTTTCTCCCACCAGGTAAAAGGGAAAATGGCTGTAAGTACTTTTACAAAAGGCATCATTCCTTCTACCGGAAAAGTAAGGCCGGAAAATGTTATTCCCATCATTATATAGGCACTCCCCACCGACAGCGACAAACGCAGGTTTTTGGTTAAAGCAACAAATATTAATCCCAGCATTTGGTAGGCAAGAATTGTAATAAACTGACCGCAAAAGATGATTACGAAACTGCCATTTAAGGGCATCCCTTCAACCACATAAAGCAGGTAAGCAATTAACATTGCAAAACCAGAATAAATAACAGTGTACGGAAACAGTTTACCAACAATTGCCATTCGCACGCTGTTGTTTCCGGCTTCCAAAAGACTTAGCCCTGTTCCTCGTTTCAGTTCATTGCCGAAGGTGTAAACCGAACTCATAAAAGCAAACAAAAACAAGGTAAAATACATCATTGCCGAGTTAAGAAAGTAGGCATAATTTGTATACGGATTGAACAAGACATGCTTTTGAATTTTCACAGGGACAACACGGGCCATCGCTTTTTGTGCATTGTTCCCATTAAATGCCAGTTTTTTTAGCTGAATTCCGGCCGACAAGGTATTTAGTGTGGTTAAAACCGAACGTTGTACAACTCCGGCAACCGTTACATTTGTTCCGTTTATATAAACCGGAACAGGGGCTTCAACTCCCTGCAATACTTTTTTCTCCAAATCGTTGGGCAATACAACAATTGCCTGAACAAGACCTTGTTTTAACCACTCCCGCGCCAGAAAGATATCCGGTGAACCGGTCACAATTTGCACATCGGGTGAAGCGTTTAATGCATTTCCTACTTTTTCGGAAAGTGATGAATTATCCTGATCGACCAAAGCAATCGGTAATCGTTTTGCCGCTCCTTGCTGAAAGATAAAAAAGAGCAGCAGAATACCCGTGATTGGCCCGATTAACAGCAGAAACCGATAAGCAGGATTTTGCTGAATCCGCCTGGCCTCACGGACCATGACTTCAAAAATAGGATGTCTCTTTTTCCCGTCCATTTTATTTCATTTCGGGTAAGGTTACAACGGCAGTCATTCCCGGACGCAAACCTTCTATTTTATTCACCGGACGCGCCTCTATTTCAAACGATTTTAAATCGAACTGCCCCGAAGTTTTTGTTGCATTCCATCGCGCAAAATCGGCTGACGGACTAATGTATTTTACTTTGAAATCGAACTCCTGTCCCTCCAGTCCGGGGATTTCAGCTTTAAACACACTTCCCATTTTAAAATGAGTCATATAATCTTCGCGAATGTAAAATGTAACCCAAATATCATTCAAATCGAGAATGGTAACTACCGGAAAACCTGTTGAAACTAACTCGCCTTCTTCAACATTTACGCCAGATACTTCGCCATCGGCAATAGCATTAATTGTTGTTTCTTTCAGGTAAGCTTCCACTTCGGCAATGGCAGCATCGGCACGTTTTACCATTGCAGCGGCGGCGGTTTTATCTTCTTCGCGAGCCCCTTTTTCTGCTTTCTGCCAAATGGCTTTTGCTGCATTTGCCGTTTCACGGGCTGCTTTCATTTGCGTTTCAACTTCATCGCGTTTTTGTGCCGGCACCACTCCTTCATCATATAAATTCTGAATTCGTGCAAACGTTTTTTCGGCAAACTGGGCAGCTGCTTCAGCTTTTACGTAGGTGCTGTAGGCTGCAGTAATATCTTCTTGTTGCGCTCCGTTTTGGGCCTTCCGGCTTTGTGCACTCGCAGCAGTGCGCGCAGCAGTTGCATTGGCCAGTTTTGCATTAATCTCGGGGCTATCGATAGAAAAAATAAAGTCGCCCTTTTTAACTGTCTGTCCGCGATCAACAGCAACTTTTTGTATTCTGCCCGGAACTTTTGAGGCAATGTTGTATTGCTGAGCCTCAACCTCTCCTTGCAGAATTACGGGCTTGGGTTTTGTTACAACAATAAATGTGTACACTATAAATGCTACGATAGCTACAAGTACAACTATTGAGCTTAACGTCTTCTTGTTCATGATGTTTCTTTTTTGCTTTTGTTTTTCTTAAAGTGATTCAGTTACGGTATTATCTCCACTTGAGAAATCGATGTATTGTTCGGGAACACCCGCTGTTTGAAGGAAATTTGCCAATCCAACATCATAATTGTATAAAACACTTAGTCGCAGTGTTCTCACCTGCAATACTTTTGTGTTGGCCTCAACCACATCTGTTGATGTTGCAAATCCTTCGTTAAATGCTTTTTCTGTACTCTGGCGGTATTCGTTTGCCAACTCAAGCGTTGTTTCCAATTCAGTTTTTTGCTCCATTTGCATTTGCAATTCGTTGTAGAGCTTTACCAGGTAGGCTTCCAAATCGTTATTGGCTTTTTGTTCTGCGTATTCCACCTGGTTGCGCAAAGTTTCGCTAGCCAGAATGTTGTTCCTGCGGCTCATTCCCTCAAACAAGTTCCACTTCATTCCAATTCCGAGTTCCCATTCGGGCATGTATTGTGAAAAGTTTTTATCGGCAATGTTGTAATTTCCCATTGCTGCAATAGTTGGTAAATATTCGTTTTTTTCTACCCGGTGTTTTATTTCAACAAGCTCCTTTTTCCCCTTTATTTGTTTCAACTGAGGGTTTAACTCTTTGGCCCTGTCTAACCAGGCAGCCAGACCTGTTAATTCGTTATTTATAAATAAATTATTGGCAGGAATAACCTGGCCTAGTGAGTCGGTAGCCAATGTTGCCTTTAGACCGGTTCGTAATATTTCAACATTCCGAACGGCCTGCTTAACTTCGCGTTCGGCCTCACTTTTTGCCACTTCGGCATGAAGCAATTCTACTTTTGCAATCATTCCGTTATCGTAAAGTTTTTTGGCATCGTTGTAATGGTTCTCCATACTTTTCAGCATCTCTTTACGAAGCTTTTCCACCTGTAGCCCAAGCGCAAGACCATAATAACGTGTCACCAACTCGGTTAACAGAACGCCTTCGGTATGGCGCAATTCCTGCTGACTAATATCCAGATTTACTTCGGCAGCCTGGTTAGCGCCGTTTATTTTGCTTCCGGCATAAATGGGCAAGGCAAAACTCGCTGTTAACAAGGCAAAACTTTTATCCTGAATAATCTCATCCCAATCGTGGGAAGCAATCTCTTTACCTCCGTCAAGTAATTGTTGACGTACAATTTGCGTACTCATGTCGTCGCTTAAATAGGGATGAACCGCATTGGTTGCCGGATCGGGATTTGGAACGCCGCTAAAAACACCATAAGTACCAAGCGTTTCGTACAACGGACTAATGGCTTCTCCTACCGGAGTTAAATCCAGGTGCAAAGGATCGGACATGGTCATTGCTGTGGCATTTAGCGAAACCTGTGGCAAACGCATGCCTTTCTTCGACTTGATCTCGTATTCTTTTTGCCGAATCTCTTCTTTTTGTCGTAATAGTGCCGGGTTTTGTTCCTGCATTATTTGCATCGCCTGATCAAACGACAACAACTGGTCCTGAGACTGGCCCTGAACCGTTATTCCAACTGCCAGCAGCAAGAATAATAGAACTGTTTTTTGTTGTTTAATTGCTTTCATTTTTATTATTGTAAGCTGTATTTTGTTGTATTACTAATTCCACTTTTACAGGAATTTCTCCTATTTTAGAAACTTAAAAATCAGTCTTAGTAAGTGCTGAATATCCTCTTCTGCAATGATTCCCTTGCTATGGTATTTGTATTTTTGATTGATAAACTGAATACTGGTTATAATTAATATCAGGTACAAGTCGCTAACATTAAGTGCCTTGTCCAAATCGTTGCCCGACCGTCCCAGCTCCATAAGTTCTTCAAGCCGCATCTGTGTATTTTCCTGGATATGTTTATCGATTACAAAATTGTAATCGTTGGTAAGCACGTTTAAGAATTTCACCCGAATGGGCTCCTTGTTTGCCAGTTCTACAAATTGGCGAATTATATTTTCAATAGTCACACGAAATGGCTTGCCTTGCTTGATAAATTTCTCGAACATGTCGAACACTTCGGAATAGACCTCTTGTAATAAAGTGTTTACCAGCTCGTATTTACCTTTGTAATGCAGATAAAAATAGCCAGAAGCCACTTGTGCATCTTTTGAAATAAGTGCAACCGAAGCTCCTCCAAAACCATTATCAACTACCATCTTCATGGTCGACTGTTTTAACCTTTCAATTTTTGTTTGATCAGTAATTCGCGCCATTTCCCTGAATTAATAAATGAATATTCATTCATTAACACAAATGTAATTGCTTTTTGGAAATAACAGGTGGTTCTTTTACCGAAATGATGAAAATTGAGGATGAAATAACATAAAAAAGTACAAAAAAACCGGATTCAAATGAACCCGATTTTTAGCTAAAATATCATTCGGTTATACAAATATCTTCGTTTTAACATTGTCGATACTTACCTTTACTCCTTCAAAAGGTTTTCCATTCCCCTGATTGTCGTCTTCAACAAAGAAGTATTTCATACCAGCAATTTCGCGTGCATCGTAAATACGTTTGTAATCAGCAACACCAGCGCCAACAGAAACAATATCGTCTTTGTCTACTGTATAAAATGGTTCAACAACCTTGTCGCCCATACCTTTAAAGTGAAGCAACTGAAAACGTCCCGGATATTTGTTGAACATTTCAACAGGATCCTGCCCTGCTTTCATTGCCCAATAACAATCCAACTCCATAGTAATTAGGTCCGCATCCATTTCTTTCAGAAATATATCATAGTAAGGCACCATTCCATCGGTTGGTTTAAACTCGAAATTATGGTTGTGGTAACCAAACTGAATACCTACACTTTTCATTATCTCGCCAACTTTATTCCACTCGGCAATCATTCTTTTGTAAGTATCTATCTGACGGTCTTTTTCTTCTATCCAGGGCTGAACACAATATTCAATACCAATTTCGGCATGTGCATCAGCCATTTTCTGTGCACTTGCTGTAGTAATTCCTTCAGCTTCAACACTGGTATGGCTGCTTACGACTTTCATACCATTGTCTTCCACCATTTTTTGGAATTCTTTAGGAGCAACGCCATAAAATTTACCATCAGCATACGAAGCCATTTCAAGAAACTTGTAGCCCATATCGGCAATTTTCTTTAACGAACCTGCCGCATCAGCTGCCATAGCATCGCGAATACTGTACAATTGCAGGCCAACTCCCATTCCGGTAGCCGCCTTAACCGCCTCTGTTGCCTGTTTTACCGGCTTTTTACCGCCCGAGCCACAAGCATATGTTCCTATTGCTAAAACACCTACTGTACCTGCCGTAGAAATTCTCAGAAACTCTCTTCTATTCTTCATAACTTTTGCTTTAGTTGGTTATACTGTATGAAATTTATTTAGCTTAAAAACTCTAAAAATAATTAGTTATTCTTTTGAAAGCCACTAAAATTATAAAGATTTTGTAGAATAATACCAAAAACGGGCAAATATGTCACTTTAACACAAAAGCAATCTCTGCTTATTAATTTGCTTCTTTTAAACCTACTATTCGGTTAAGCTACCGAAGATTTAAAACGGAAATCCGAGGCTAAAATGAAAACGCGATTCGCTATCCTGATTATTTCCCGAAACCAGCAATTGAACGGGCCCCAGAAAAGAATCGTATTTCAATCCGAAACTATAGCCCCAAATGTTATTCCCAAATGGCTCAGAGGTGAGGTGATCAAACAAATCTTCGTAAGTATCGGACGTGGCAGCCACATTCACTTTGGTAGCGATATATAATCCTGAAGCGATTTCCCAACTTAATGACGATTTTGCAACCGCATAGTTGTAAGCGTAAATTTCGGCAAAATTAAAACCGGTTAAACCTTTAAACTGTAGCTTCCCTGTACCAAATTGCGATCCGCCTAACATATAAAGTCCGTTGGCTCCTGAATTCTCGGTACTAAAACCGGCTCCCACCTCGAAATGATAAGTAAACTTACGGGCAAATGTTTCATACCAGCTATGCTCGATCGTTAAAGTTGCATAAGGATCATTAATTTCCCCGATTAAATAATCTCTCGGTTCTGTCGTATTTAAGCTCATTTTGCTGTTGGCCGACAAAATATGCTGGAATCCAATATTCAGTTTTATACCTCGTTTCGGGAAATAAAGATCGTCGGTGGTATTTACCTTGTAGTATAACTGATATCCCCAATCGCGCGATTTCAGGAAATCGAAATCAGTTTCCTGATAAATAGATTGCAGATCAGCCCGCGGTGTAAAACGGTTGTATTTCAAAAATGCATTGCCCCCAAATTGATGATTTAAACCAAACAAATACTCCAGCCCGTAGCCGCCACTAAAATAGCCTCGTTTGTAATTCCCCAAACGTTTCCCGTCATCGTAAAACGGAAGTTTATAGCTGTAGGTATTCATAAAGAAATAATCGGACAGGCGCTGGTTTTTCCCGATGAACCTATTTAGCTTACTTTCCATACCCGGATTTTCAGCAATGTTAAACGAGAGCAACATACGTGTTGCCGGGGCAATCATATTTCGCAAGGTAAAATTGGTGGTAATTCCTACGCCCAGATCATCGTCGTAACGCGGAGCCAGTTTCAACATGGCCCTTGGCCTTTCTTTTACAT
Proteins encoded in this region:
- a CDS encoding ABC transporter permease, which codes for MTKDKNKINSFELMAIHFKNELKAIFTDSGAVLILVGALLIYPLLYSFGYFNEVLTNLPVGVVDLDQTATSRKYTNMLDASREAQVTYNPQSLEEAEQLFLENKIDGVLLIPEGFQKNVLSTKQANVAVYADGSYLLKYKTFYTAAQTVNAYFGAGVGVKHYLVEGKSLRQAKVSASPLSIQTHMLYIPAGSYGSFIMPGLILIIIQQTLLIGIGIMGGTFSESKASPFKLPENKRRREIIPLVFGRVGAYLLISAFNICLALIIIHHWFNYPDKGNMFDVLMLLFPFLLSVIFFGIGLSTLFKHRESAIVFMMFLSPIALFLSGISWPVSAMPDWLVGLSKILPGTTAVPAYLRLRTMGVGITEVKSEVLKLYFQAGSYAFLTIVYFYIRLYTGKIRK
- a CDS encoding ABC transporter permease; amino-acid sequence: MDGKKRHPIFEVMVREARRIQQNPAYRFLLLIGPITGILLLFFIFQQGAAKRLPIALVDQDNSSLSEKVGNALNASPDVQIVTGSPDIFLAREWLKQGLVQAIVVLPNDLEKKVLQGVEAPVPVYINGTNVTVAGVVQRSVLTTLNTLSAGIQLKKLAFNGNNAQKAMARVVPVKIQKHVLFNPYTNYAYFLNSAMMYFTLFLFAFMSSVYTFGNELKRGTGLSLLEAGNNSVRMAIVGKLFPYTVIYSGFAMLIAYLLYVVEGMPLNGSFVIIFCGQFITILAYQMLGLIFVALTKNLRLSLSVGSAYIMMGITFSGLTFPVEGMMPFVKVLTAIFPFTWWEKLFISQSLRGAPIKEVLPYLCYIIIFMLSGMAAFNLYKKSLSDPKHWGKQ
- a CDS encoding efflux RND transporter periplasmic adaptor subunit; this encodes MNKKTLSSIVVLVAIVAFIVYTFIVVTKPKPVILQGEVEAQQYNIASKVPGRIQKVAVDRGQTVKKGDFIFSIDSPEINAKLANATAARTAASAQSRKAQNGAQQEDITAAYSTYVKAEAAAQFAEKTFARIQNLYDEGVVPAQKRDEVETQMKAARETANAAKAIWQKAEKGAREEDKTAAAAMVKRADAAIAEVEAYLKETTINAIADGEVSGVNVEEGELVSTGFPVVTILDLNDIWVTFYIREDYMTHFKMGSVFKAEIPGLEGQEFDFKVKYISPSADFARWNATKTSGQFDLKSFEIEARPVNKIEGLRPGMTAVVTLPEMK
- a CDS encoding TolC family protein; translated protein: MKAIKQQKTVLLFLLLAVGITVQGQSQDQLLSFDQAMQIMQEQNPALLRQKEEIRQKEYEIKSKKGMRLPQVSLNATAMTMSDPLHLDLTPVGEAISPLYETLGTYGVFSGVPNPDPATNAVHPYLSDDMSTQIVRQQLLDGGKEIASHDWDEIIQDKSFALLTASFALPIYAGSKINGANQAAEVNLDISQQELRHTEGVLLTELVTRYYGLALGLQVEKLRKEMLKSMENHYNDAKKLYDNGMIAKVELLHAEVAKSEAEREVKQAVRNVEILRTGLKATLATDSLGQVIPANNLFINNELTGLAAWLDRAKELNPQLKQIKGKKELVEIKHRVEKNEYLPTIAAMGNYNIADKNFSQYMPEWELGIGMKWNLFEGMSRRNNILASETLRNQVEYAEQKANNDLEAYLVKLYNELQMQMEQKTELETTLELANEYRQSTEKAFNEGFATSTDVVEANTKVLQVRTLRLSVLYNYDVGLANFLQTAGVPEQYIDFSSGDNTVTESL
- a CDS encoding TetR family transcriptional regulator, with product MKMVVDNGFGGASVALISKDAQVASGYFYLHYKGKYELVNTLLQEVYSEVFDMFEKFIKQGKPFRVTIENIIRQFVELANKEPIRVKFLNVLTNDYNFVIDKHIQENTQMRLEELMELGRSGNDLDKALNVSDLYLILIITSIQFINQKYKYHSKGIIAEEDIQHLLRLIFKFLK
- a CDS encoding sugar phosphate isomerase/epimerase codes for the protein MKNRREFLRISTAGTVGVLAIGTYACGSGGKKPVKQATEAVKAATGMGVGLQLYSIRDAMAADAAGSLKKIADMGYKFLEMASYADGKFYGVAPKEFQKMVEDNGMKVVSSHTSVEAEGITTASAQKMADAHAEIGIEYCVQPWIEEKDRQIDTYKRMIAEWNKVGEIMKSVGIQFGYHNHNFEFKPTDGMVPYYDIFLKEMDADLITMELDCYWAMKAGQDPVEMFNKYPGRFQLLHFKGMGDKVVEPFYTVDKDDIVSVGAGVADYKRIYDAREIAGMKYFFVEDDNQGNGKPFEGVKVSIDNVKTKIFV